Proteins encoded within one genomic window of Bradyrhizobium sp. CB1717:
- a CDS encoding folate-binding protein, producing the protein MKSAFLPDRSVIKVAGEDARNFLNGLITTDVDRLKPGLGRFGALLTPQGKIIADFLITEVPAGHGGGFLIDCPKALADTLATKLKFYKLRAKVTVENLDLGVLAAWDGQPAAQPDLAFADPRKAELGTRILIPEDLKQKLSDLIGADLVDAADYEAHRIALGVPRGGLDFMYSDAFPHETNMDRLAGVDFDKGCYVGQEVVSRMQHRGTARTRSVKVLLDEISPEVGVSVMAGDKPVGTMGSSARGKGIALVRIDRVADALDAGQPLTAGGLTLTLAEPEIVRIPSKQPTA; encoded by the coding sequence ATGAAATCAGCGTTTCTTCCTGACCGGAGCGTGATCAAGGTCGCGGGCGAGGATGCGCGCAACTTCCTCAACGGCCTGATCACGACCGACGTCGACAGGCTGAAGCCGGGCCTGGGGCGATTCGGCGCGCTGCTGACGCCGCAGGGCAAGATCATCGCCGATTTCCTGATCACGGAGGTGCCCGCCGGCCATGGCGGCGGGTTCCTGATCGATTGCCCGAAGGCGCTGGCGGACACCCTCGCCACCAAGCTGAAATTCTACAAGCTGCGCGCCAAGGTCACGGTGGAAAACCTCGATCTCGGCGTGCTCGCGGCCTGGGACGGCCAGCCTGCGGCGCAGCCGGACCTCGCCTTCGCCGATCCCCGCAAGGCCGAGCTCGGCACGCGCATCCTGATCCCCGAGGATCTCAAGCAGAAGCTGTCCGACCTGATCGGCGCCGACCTGGTCGATGCGGCCGACTACGAGGCGCACCGCATCGCGCTCGGCGTGCCCCGCGGCGGGCTCGATTTCATGTACAGCGATGCGTTCCCGCATGAGACCAACATGGACCGGCTTGCCGGCGTCGATTTCGACAAGGGCTGCTATGTCGGCCAGGAGGTCGTCTCGCGCATGCAGCATCGCGGCACCGCGCGCACGCGCAGCGTCAAGGTGCTGCTCGACGAGATCTCGCCGGAAGTCGGCGTCAGCGTGATGGCCGGGGACAAGCCTGTCGGCACCATGGGCTCATCGGCACGAGGCAAGGGCATTGCGCTGGTGCGCATCGACCGCGTCGCCGACGCGCTCGATGCCGGCCAGCCGCTCACCGCCGGCGGGCTTACCCTGACGCTTGCCGAACCCGAAATCGTCCGCATTCCCTCCAAGCAGCCCACAGCATGA
- a CDS encoding dihydroorotase has protein sequence MTQRFDVILKGGTVVNQDGEGQRDIGIANGRIAEIGTLSQASAAEVIDCKGLHILPGVMDTQVHFREPGLEQKEDLETGSRSAVMGGVTAVFEMPNTSPLTVTEATFTDKVKRAHHRMHCDFAFFIGGTRENVQDLPVLERAPGCAGVKVFIGSSTGALLVEDDESLHRIFQVIRRRAAFHAEDEYRLNERKSLRIEGDPRSHPVWRDETAALMATQRLVKLARETGKRIHVLHISTKEEIEFLRDHKDVASCEATPHHLTLVAPECYERLGTLAQMNPPVRGADHRAGIWRGIEQGIIDVLGSDHAPHTLEEKQKSYPASPSGMTGVQTLVPLMLDHVNAGRLSLARFVDLTSAGPARLYNMACKGRIAAGYDADFTIVDLKRSETITNKWVASKAGWTPYDGVRVTGWPVGTFIRGRRVMWQGELVTPSQGEPVRFLETLKQ, from the coding sequence ATGACCCAGCGTTTCGATGTGATCCTAAAAGGCGGCACCGTCGTCAACCAGGATGGCGAGGGCCAGCGTGACATCGGCATCGCGAACGGGCGCATCGCCGAGATCGGCACGCTGTCGCAAGCGTCCGCAGCGGAGGTGATCGACTGCAAGGGCCTGCACATCCTGCCCGGCGTGATGGACACGCAGGTGCATTTCCGCGAGCCCGGGCTGGAACAGAAGGAAGACCTCGAGACCGGCTCACGCAGCGCCGTGATGGGCGGCGTCACCGCCGTGTTCGAGATGCCGAACACCTCGCCGCTCACTGTGACGGAAGCCACCTTTACCGACAAGGTGAAGCGTGCCCATCACCGCATGCATTGCGATTTCGCCTTCTTCATCGGCGGCACCCGCGAGAACGTGCAGGACCTGCCGGTGCTGGAACGCGCGCCGGGCTGCGCCGGCGTCAAGGTGTTCATCGGCTCGTCCACCGGCGCGCTGCTGGTTGAGGACGACGAAAGCCTGCACCGCATCTTCCAGGTGATCCGTCGCCGCGCCGCCTTCCACGCCGAGGACGAATACCGCCTCAACGAGCGCAAGTCGCTGCGCATCGAGGGCGATCCGCGCTCGCATCCGGTCTGGCGCGACGAGACCGCGGCGCTGATGGCGACGCAGCGCCTGGTCAAGCTCGCGCGCGAGACGGGCAAGCGCATCCACGTGCTGCACATCTCGACCAAGGAAGAGATCGAGTTTCTGCGCGACCACAAGGATGTCGCCTCCTGCGAGGCGACGCCGCATCATCTCACCCTGGTCGCGCCCGAATGCTACGAGCGGCTCGGCACGCTCGCGCAGATGAACCCGCCGGTGCGCGGCGCCGATCACCGCGCCGGCATCTGGCGCGGCATCGAGCAGGGCATCATCGACGTGCTCGGCTCCGATCACGCGCCGCATACGCTGGAAGAGAAGCAGAAGAGCTATCCCGCTTCACCCTCCGGCATGACCGGCGTGCAGACGCTAGTCCCGCTGATGCTCGACCACGTCAATGCCGGCCGCTTGTCGCTGGCAAGGTTCGTCGATCTCACCAGCGCCGGCCCCGCGCGCCTCTACAACATGGCCTGCAAGGGCCGCATCGCCGCCGGCTACGACGCCGACTTCACCATCGTCGATTTGAAGCGCAGCGAGACCATCACCAACAAATGGGTGGCGTCCAAGGCCGGCTGGACGCCCTATGACGGGGTCCGCGTCACCGGCTGGCCCGTCGGCACCTTCATCCGCGGCCGCCGCGTGATGTGGCAGGGCGAGCTGGTGACGCCGTCGCAAGGCGAGCCGGTGCGGTTTTTGGAGACGTTGAAGCAGTAG
- a CDS encoding sulfurtransferase: MSQPTPLITTEQLAAMLGDPNLRLYDCTTYNEPVPPGSDVPYRAVPGDKTFAAGHIPGADFLDLQGEFSDTSARPLYMMPDVAQLEAAFGRHGLDASKTIVLYSIGTMMWSTRFWWMLRSLGVDARVLDGGFDKWKEEGRPVETGAPKGYPATTFKAAPHAGFFVDKDTVKARIGDPSTVIVDALGPQFHRGLEPSRYGRPGRVPGSINVPAPTLVNADKTLTSLADAEAKFVAQGVTRDKNVIVYCGGGISATIDLLLLTQLGYDKLTLYDGSMGEWARDPSLPIETD; encoded by the coding sequence ATGTCCCAACCGACACCCCTCATCACCACCGAGCAGCTCGCCGCCATGCTCGGCGATCCCAATCTCCGCCTCTACGATTGCACGACCTACAACGAGCCTGTCCCGCCCGGCAGTGACGTGCCCTATCGCGCGGTGCCCGGCGACAAGACGTTCGCGGCCGGCCACATTCCCGGTGCCGATTTCCTCGACCTGCAAGGCGAGTTCTCCGACACGTCCGCGCGACCGCTCTACATGATGCCTGACGTGGCCCAGCTCGAGGCCGCCTTCGGCCGCCACGGCCTGGATGCATCCAAGACCATCGTGCTCTACAGCATCGGCACCATGATGTGGTCGACGCGGTTCTGGTGGATGCTGCGCTCGCTCGGCGTCGATGCCCGCGTGCTCGACGGCGGTTTTGACAAATGGAAGGAAGAGGGACGGCCGGTCGAGACCGGCGCTCCGAAGGGCTATCCGGCCACGACCTTCAAGGCCGCGCCGCACGCGGGCTTCTTCGTCGACAAGGACACCGTGAAGGCGCGGATCGGAGATCCCTCGACCGTGATCGTCGACGCCCTCGGGCCGCAATTTCATCGCGGTCTCGAGCCGAGCCGCTACGGCCGGCCGGGCCGCGTGCCCGGCAGCATCAACGTGCCAGCCCCAACGCTCGTCAATGCCGACAAGACGCTGACGAGCCTCGCCGATGCCGAGGCAAAGTTCGTCGCCCAGGGCGTCACGCGCGACAAGAATGTGATCGTGTATTGCGGCGGCGGCATCTCCGCGACGATCGATCTCTTGCTGCTGACGCAGCTCGGCTACGACAAGCTGACGCTGTACGACGGCTCGATGGGCGAATGGGCGAGGGACCCGTCGCTGCCGATCGAGACGGATTAG
- a CDS encoding RNA polymerase sigma factor codes for MQGTAAGAKASEIRSSETELIDRARGRDEAALREIMQANNRRLYRLARAILRSDSEAEDVVQETYVRAFTHLDGFRGESGLSTWLSRIAINEALGRSRSARPHVELGSVSEAALEAQIIKFPVSPAGDPERTMAQREIQRVVERAIDALPDVFRMVFVARVMEGMSIEETADLLAVKPETVKTRLHRARTMLRENVEKEIGPVMMDAFPFAGWRCERLTEAVLKRLGVAG; via the coding sequence ATGCAAGGGACCGCCGCCGGCGCCAAGGCATCAGAAATCCGGTCATCCGAAACCGAATTGATCGACCGCGCGCGCGGCCGCGACGAGGCCGCGCTGCGCGAGATCATGCAGGCCAACAACCGCAGGCTATACCGCCTCGCACGCGCAATTCTGCGTAGCGACAGCGAAGCCGAGGATGTGGTGCAGGAAACCTATGTGCGCGCCTTCACCCATCTCGACGGATTCCGCGGTGAGTCGGGCCTGTCGACCTGGCTGTCGCGCATCGCCATCAACGAGGCGCTTGGCCGGTCGCGTAGCGCAAGGCCGCATGTCGAGCTCGGCTCGGTGTCCGAAGCCGCGCTCGAGGCGCAGATCATCAAATTTCCCGTCTCTCCCGCAGGCGATCCGGAAAGGACCATGGCCCAACGTGAAATCCAGCGCGTCGTCGAACGCGCCATCGACGCGCTGCCGGATGTTTTCCGCATGGTGTTCGTCGCACGCGTCATGGAGGGCATGAGCATCGAGGAAACCGCCGATCTGCTTGCCGTGAAGCCCGAGACCGTGAAGACGCGGCTGCACCGCGCCCGCACCATGCTGCGCGAGAATGTCGAAAAGGAGATCGGCCCGGTGATGATGGATGCCTTTCCGTTTGCCGGCTGGCGCTGCGAGCGCCTGACCGAAGCGGTGCTGAAGCGGCTTGGTGTAGCCGGCTGA
- a CDS encoding DUF4142 domain-containing protein, with protein sequence MFIRWSAAVAAAILLSSPALQGASAADKPTDPQIAHIAYTAGVIDINAAKQAQKKANNKDVKAFAEDMLRDHEVVNKQALALVKKLNVTPEDNDTSKALSKQASDKLAELDKLSGAAFDKAYVANEVAYHKAVNSALETQLIPSASNAELKSLLQTGLKIFQGHQQHAEHVAAELK encoded by the coding sequence ATGTTCATCCGTTGGAGCGCGGCGGTCGCCGCGGCAATTCTGCTGTCGAGTCCCGCGCTGCAAGGCGCCAGCGCCGCCGACAAGCCGACCGATCCGCAGATCGCCCATATCGCCTACACCGCCGGCGTGATCGACATCAATGCCGCCAAGCAGGCGCAGAAAAAAGCGAACAACAAGGACGTGAAGGCGTTTGCCGAGGACATGCTGCGCGACCATGAGGTCGTCAACAAGCAGGCGCTGGCGCTGGTCAAGAAGCTGAACGTCACCCCTGAAGACAACGACACCAGCAAGGCGCTGTCGAAGCAGGCCAGCGACAAGCTGGCCGAGCTGGACAAGCTGAGCGGCGCTGCCTTCGACAAGGCGTACGTCGCCAACGAGGTTGCCTACCACAAGGCAGTCAACAGCGCGCTGGAGACCCAGCTGATTCCGTCCGCCAGTAACGCTGAGCTGAAGAGCCTGTTGCAGACCGGCCTGAAGATCTTTCAGGGCCATCAGCAGCACGCCGAGCATGTCGCGGCCGAGCTGAAATAG
- a CDS encoding cupredoxin domain-containing protein, protein MPGRLASIALAVIFLSMSVPARAATIEITMENLVIAPAEVSAKVGDTIIWINKDVFAHTATAKNGDFDVTLPPKKSATSVVKKAGTVEYYCRYHPNMKATLKIEP, encoded by the coding sequence ATGCCGGGACGCCTCGCTTCGATCGCGCTTGCGGTCATCTTCCTGTCGATGTCAGTCCCGGCGCGCGCCGCGACGATAGAGATCACGATGGAGAATCTCGTGATCGCTCCGGCTGAGGTATCAGCGAAGGTCGGCGATACCATCATCTGGATCAACAAGGACGTCTTTGCCCACACCGCCACCGCGAAGAACGGCGATTTCGACGTGACCCTGCCGCCGAAGAAGTCGGCGACATCAGTCGTGAAGAAGGCGGGAACGGTCGAGTACTACTGTCGCTATCATCCCAACATGAAAGCGACGCTCAAGATCGAGCCCTGA
- a CDS encoding TIGR02301 family protein: MTTRFLAIFALILACACPPARAQDVAAPFDGELQRLAEILGGLHYLRGICGSNEGNKWRTEMQALIDAETPSGERRTRMIAGFNRGYNGFQQTYRSCTPAATVAIRRYIEEGSKISRDLTARYAN; encoded by the coding sequence ATGACGACGCGATTTCTGGCCATTTTCGCCCTGATTCTCGCCTGCGCCTGCCCGCCCGCCCGGGCCCAGGACGTGGCGGCGCCGTTTGACGGCGAACTGCAGCGGCTGGCCGAGATCCTCGGCGGGCTGCACTATCTGCGCGGCATCTGCGGGTCCAACGAGGGCAACAAATGGCGCACCGAAATGCAGGCGCTGATCGACGCCGAAACCCCGTCCGGAGAGCGCCGCACCCGCATGATCGCCGGCTTCAACCGCGGCTATAACGGCTTCCAGCAGACCTACCGGAGCTGCACGCCGGCCGCGACGGTAGCGATCCGCCGCTATATCGAGGAAGGCTCGAAGATCTCGCGCGATCTCACCGCGCGCTACGCGAACTAG
- a CDS encoding NUDIX domain-containing protein has product MAAVIQPSHPQIAVSAAIFRDGKVLLTRRARSPAKGFYSLPGGRVEFGESLHQALKREVDEETGLGIDIIGLAGWREVLPAAPGAGHYLIMSFAARWAARELVLNDELDDYRWIAPDALASLGDLKLTGGLEEVIQSAHRLIGA; this is encoded by the coding sequence GTGGCCGCGGTCATCCAGCCCAGCCATCCCCAGATCGCGGTCAGTGCCGCGATTTTTCGCGACGGCAAGGTGCTCCTGACCCGCCGCGCCCGCTCGCCCGCAAAAGGCTTCTATTCGCTGCCCGGTGGCCGGGTCGAGTTCGGCGAATCGCTGCACCAGGCGCTCAAGCGCGAGGTCGACGAGGAGACCGGGCTCGGTATCGATATCATTGGGCTAGCCGGATGGCGCGAGGTGCTGCCGGCCGCACCCGGCGCCGGCCACTATCTGATCATGTCCTTTGCCGCCCGCTGGGCGGCCCGGGAGCTGGTCCTGAACGACGAGCTCGACGATTACCGCTGGATAGCCCCGGACGCCCTGGCGAGCCTTGGCGACCTCAAGCTGACCGGGGGGCTGGAGGAGGTCATCCAGTCCGCCCACCGGCTGATCGGGGCCTGA
- a CDS encoding SOS response-associated peptidase: MCGRFVITSAPAALRQLFDYVEQPNFPPRYNVAPTQPIPVVLVDNGARHFRLMRWGLLPSWVKDPRGFTLLINARSETVLEKPAFKKAIRRRRGLIPADGYYEWKSEGGRKQPFFIHRADGEPLGFAAVFETWVGPNGEELDTVAIVTAAAGEDLAALHDRVPVTISPRDFERWLDHRGDEVDAILPLMRPPRIGEFAWHPVSTRVNRVANDDEQLLLPISAEEMEAEAEAAKPKRAARKTAAVSSDDGQGSLF, encoded by the coding sequence ATGTGTGGACGCTTCGTCATAACTTCGGCCCCCGCGGCTTTGCGGCAACTGTTCGACTATGTCGAGCAGCCGAATTTCCCGCCCCGGTACAATGTCGCCCCGACGCAACCGATTCCGGTCGTTTTGGTCGACAACGGCGCGCGCCATTTCCGCCTGATGCGCTGGGGGTTGTTGCCGTCCTGGGTCAAGGACCCCCGCGGATTTACGTTGCTGATCAACGCCCGGTCCGAGACCGTGCTGGAGAAGCCGGCGTTCAAGAAGGCTATACGCCGGCGCCGCGGCCTGATCCCGGCGGACGGCTATTACGAGTGGAAATCGGAGGGCGGCCGCAAGCAGCCGTTCTTCATCCACCGTGCCGACGGCGAGCCGCTCGGCTTTGCCGCGGTGTTCGAGACCTGGGTCGGGCCGAACGGCGAGGAGCTCGACACGGTCGCGATCGTCACGGCCGCAGCGGGCGAGGACTTGGCCGCACTGCATGACCGTGTGCCCGTCACCATCAGCCCGCGCGATTTCGAGCGCTGGCTCGATCATCGCGGCGATGAGGTCGATGCGATCCTGCCGCTGATGAGGCCCCCACGCATCGGCGAATTCGCCTGGCACCCCGTCTCCACCCGCGTCAACCGCGTCGCCAATGACGACGAGCAGTTGCTGCTGCCGATCAGCGCGGAGGAGATGGAGGCGGAGGCCGAGGCGGCGAAGCCGAAGAGGGCGGCGCGAAAGACCGCTGCGGTGTCGTCAGATGACGGGCAGGGGTCGTTGTTTTAG
- a CDS encoding CoA transferase, producing MTRPFEGVKILDFTQVLAGPYASYQLALLGADVIKVERREGEDMRRTPLSREWAERGLAPAFQAINGNKRSLTLDLQKPDAIAIVKKLAAQVDVVMENFRPGVMDKLGIGYEALSAINPKLIYCAVSGFGQTGPDRLRPGYDGKMQALSGIMAITGHPETGPTRAGFAVCDVLSGATAAFGVSSALYQRDRTGKGQLIDVSMLEATMAFLSGQIADWSVAGHRQQLSGNQAVSRRTTANLFKCGDGHILLAVNNEKQYRALMSSLGREDTLSDPRFADWFSRNENEPALRAIIEEALAKRPAREWETILEDAGAPCASIWKVEEVIDHPQIKARGAIQELDTPYGRLRFAGSGFKLAHGGGKLDRMAPELGADTDAVLGELGFDAAEIAGLRAREIV from the coding sequence GTGACGCGACCGTTCGAGGGCGTGAAGATCCTGGACTTCACGCAAGTGCTGGCCGGCCCCTATGCGAGCTACCAGCTCGCGCTCTTGGGCGCGGACGTCATCAAGGTCGAGCGGCGCGAGGGCGAGGACATGCGCCGCACGCCGCTCTCCCGCGAATGGGCCGAGCGCGGGCTCGCGCCCGCCTTCCAGGCCATCAACGGCAACAAACGCAGCCTGACGCTGGACCTGCAGAAGCCCGATGCCATCGCCATCGTGAAGAAGCTCGCCGCGCAGGTCGACGTCGTCATGGAAAACTTCCGCCCGGGTGTGATGGACAAGCTTGGCATCGGCTATGAAGCGCTGTCCGCAATCAACCCAAAACTGATCTATTGCGCGGTGTCAGGCTTCGGCCAGACCGGCCCGGATCGCCTGCGGCCCGGCTATGACGGCAAGATGCAGGCGCTGTCCGGCATCATGGCGATCACCGGCCATCCTGAAACGGGGCCGACCCGCGCCGGCTTTGCCGTGTGCGACGTGCTGTCGGGCGCCACGGCAGCATTCGGCGTGTCGAGCGCGCTGTATCAGCGCGACCGCACCGGCAAGGGACAGCTCATCGACGTCTCCATGCTGGAGGCAACGATGGCGTTCCTCTCGGGCCAGATCGCCGACTGGTCGGTCGCCGGTCATCGCCAGCAGCTTTCGGGCAACCAGGCCGTGAGCCGCAGGACCACCGCGAACCTGTTCAAGTGCGGCGACGGCCACATCCTGCTCGCCGTCAACAACGAGAAGCAGTACCGCGCGCTGATGTCCTCGCTCGGACGCGAGGACACGCTGAGCGACCCGCGCTTTGCCGACTGGTTCTCGCGCAACGAGAACGAGCCGGCCTTGCGCGCCATCATCGAGGAGGCGCTGGCGAAACGGCCTGCGCGCGAATGGGAGACGATCCTGGAAGACGCCGGCGCGCCCTGTGCCAGCATCTGGAAGGTCGAGGAGGTCATCGACCATCCGCAGATCAAGGCGCGCGGCGCGATCCAGGAGCTCGACACGCCCTACGGCCGCCTGCGCTTTGCCGGCAGCGGGTTCAAGCTCGCGCATGGCGGCGGCAAGCTGGATCGCATGGCGCCGGAGCTGGGCGCGGATACGGATGCGGTGCTGGGCGAGCTGGGGTTCGATGCTGCGGAGATCGCAGGGCTGCGGGCAAGAGAGATCGTTTAA
- a CDS encoding glycine/sarcosine/betaine reductase selenoprotein B family protein → MSAPRDDEFGFAPDYDSHVPYMQRTRDYYAAIGYTTPYRWAHHTEAPFQPLKKPLAKSRVTIITTAAPYDPTKGDQGPGAAYNGSAKFYQVYDGDTSQQHDLRISHIGYDRKHTSATDSGTWFPLPQLLKASAAGRIGDVAPRFFGAPTNRSHRVTLDTDAPEILARCLADKVDVAVLVPNCPVCHQTTALVARHLERNGIPTVIMGCAKDIIEHAAVPRFLFSDFPLGNSAGKPHDVASQAQTLELALKLLETASGPQTTMQSPLRWSEDASWKLDYNNVAQLSPEELARRRAEFDKQKEIARGNRAA, encoded by the coding sequence ATGTCCGCTCCGCGCGACGACGAATTCGGCTTTGCGCCCGACTACGATTCCCACGTCCCCTACATGCAGCGCACGCGCGATTATTACGCGGCGATCGGCTACACCACGCCGTATCGCTGGGCGCATCACACCGAGGCGCCGTTCCAGCCGCTGAAGAAGCCGCTGGCAAAGTCGCGCGTCACCATCATCACCACCGCTGCACCTTACGATCCCACCAAGGGCGACCAGGGGCCGGGCGCGGCCTATAACGGCAGCGCGAAATTTTACCAGGTCTATGACGGCGACACGTCGCAACAGCACGACCTGCGCATCTCCCACATCGGCTACGACCGCAAGCACACCTCGGCAACCGACAGCGGCACCTGGTTTCCGCTGCCGCAGCTGTTGAAAGCGTCCGCCGCCGGACGCATCGGTGACGTGGCGCCGCGCTTCTTCGGCGCGCCAACCAATCGCAGCCATCGCGTCACGCTCGACACCGACGCGCCGGAGATTCTTGCGCGCTGCCTTGCCGACAAGGTGGACGTCGCCGTGCTGGTGCCGAACTGCCCGGTGTGCCACCAGACCACCGCTCTGGTGGCGCGGCACCTGGAGCGGAACGGCATTCCGACTGTGATCATGGGCTGCGCCAAGGACATCATCGAGCACGCCGCCGTGCCGCGCTTCCTGTTCTCGGACTTCCCCCTCGGCAATTCCGCCGGCAAGCCGCACGACGTCGCCTCGCAGGCACAGACGCTGGAGCTCGCGCTGAAGCTTCTGGAGACCGCGAGCGGCCCGCAGACCACGATGCAGTCGCCGCTGCGCTGGAGCGAGGACGCCTCCTGGAAGCTCGACTACAACAACGTCGCGCAGCTCTCGCCGGAAGAGCTGGCGCGGCGCCGCGCCGAATTCGACAAGCAGAAGGAGATCGCGCGCGGCAACCGCGCTGCCTGA